In the genome of Campylobacter avium LMG 24591, the window GCCATATCTTTTTTAAGCGCTTCTTTAATAAGCCTTTCTGCAGGCGTTGCTATGATATACGGCGTGAATTTATCCACTGCTTTTTCTGCTTGGATAGTGGGGTATTTCGGGCTTAAAAGCGAAATTTCACTTTATGCCATGCCTCTTATCATCTTTGGAGTGATACTTTATTTCAACAAGGATAAAACCAAAAAGCATATAGGGCTTTTCGTGCTTTCGCTTGGCTTTTTGTTTCTTGGAATTTCTTACATGAAAGAGGGTTTTGAAAATTTCAAAGATAGCGTAGATATAAGCAAATACCAAATGCAGGGCTTTTTAGGGCTTATTGTTTATGTCTTTATAGGCATGGGCATAACGGCTCTTACGCAGTCTTCTCACGCTACGCTAACCTTGGCTATAACTGCTTTAAGCGTGGGGCAGGTCTCTTATGAAAACGCTGTTGCTTTGGCAATAGGTGCAAATGTGGGTAGTACTATTATGACTGTGATTGGTTCTATCGGCTCAAACGCAGAGGGTAAAAAAATAACCGTTACACATGTGCTTTTTAATGTAATAGCGGCCTTGCTTTCTATCATCTTTATCAAATACTACCTTATTGCGACTGATTATTTTGCCACTGTTTTAAACATAAAAAGCGATGATTATGTGCTAAAACTTGCGATTTTTACTACCTTATTTAATGTGCTTGCAGTTATCTTGCTCTACCCTTTTATAAAGCAAATGTGCTCTTTTTTAAATCTCGTCATAAAAGATACGAAAACAAAGCAAGAAAAAGCCCTTTATCTAAACGAAAGTGCCTTAGAATTCGCACACAGCGCAAAAGAAGTTGGCGAAAAAGAAAGTAAACATCTTTTTGAAATAGCTTGTTTAATAATCGCAAAGGCAATTAACATCAAAACAAGCGATATTGATAGCAGTGAAAATGTGGATGAGATAATCAAAAAACGAAATACCCAAACTCAAGATAATCTAAATCAAATTTATCAAGATAAATTCAAGCTAATATATTCAGAAATCATAGACTTCATAGCACATGCTCACCTCGCACACGGCTATAATGCTTATGCAAATTCATTTATGGATATAAAAAGGGCGAATTTGTTTATGGCTGCTGCGGTTAAATCGGCCATAGAATTACAAGTAAACATAGAAAAATACGCTTTTTCAAGCAATAAGGCTTTAAGCGAGGAGTACGCACATCTAAGACGCAATATTTTAAGAATGCTAAGACTTAGCAAGAATTTGCTTTTAAGCACAGATGAGGAAAAAAGGCAAGAAATTTTGCAAGAATTAGAATTTAATGTTAAAAAATACGATGCTATCTCATCAAATTCGCTTGATTCTTTGATACGCTATAAAAGAATTACAGACACTATGGCAACTTCTATCATGAATGACACTGCCATAGCTAGAAACATAGCAAAGGATATAAGACACTGTGCTGAAATTTTATCAAAGCAAGATAAGGAGGAAAAAGAGGAGCTAAATCTTAGTTAAGACCTCTTTATCCCATATTTTATAGGTATGGTTACGCTTACATCATTACTGTAAGATGGAAAATTCTTAGAAGCTCTTTTTATCACTCTTATAGCATTATCATCTAAAATTCTATGGCCAGAGCTTTTAGCAATCTTAACGCTGCCTAATTTAGCACCACCAAGCCAAGTAAACTCCACCAAAGCACTGCCCTCCAAATTCATTTGCAAAGCCTGTCTAGGGTAAGTATCTATAGCGGCTTTATCGACTGCAAGTTTTACAGCCTTTAAAAACTCGTTATTATCTTTACCGACCATTAAGGTTGAAATAACCGGGGCAGAATTTGACACAGCAGCCGCTTGCTTTTTAGGCTCAGGCTTTTTAACATCTTTTTTTCTATCCTTTTTTGCCATATCCTTCATCTTTTTTTTATGCTCTTTTTTAAATTCCGGCTGAGGCTTAGGAGCTGGTTTTTGAAGTGTTTGAATTTCTTTGGTTACAAACTGCCCTATAACTAAATTTAAGCTATCATCGGCTTTTAAATCAAGCTTTTGTGGCTCATACGTGATAGCAAACAAAAGCAGGGGTGCAAAAATAAGACAAGTAAGTGCGAAAGCTTGGTATTTGTGTGAATTTTTCATCTGCTCTGCTCCGTGATGATTTGGAAATTTTGATGTTCTTTAGCCTTTAACATATTAATTACTTGCATAAAACTATCAAATTTAGAATTCTTATCTGTCTTTAATTCTATTAAATTTTCTTTAGGTGTTTTATCAATCTCATCTTGCAAGGCCTTTATATCAACTAATTTATCATTAGCGTAAAAAAGATTATCAGCACTGATTGTTATTAAAAGTTTGTTTTTATCATCATTTGTGCTAGCACTAGAAAGCTCGGACTTTGGCAAATCAACCTTTATTTGTCCATGAGCTATAAAAGTAGAAACGCTTAAAACTATGGCTAGTAAAACAAGCATAATATCTATAAACGGAACTACATTTAAGCCACTTTCCTTAGGCAGTTTTATCATCTCTATCCTTAAATTTAGAGCTAAGTACAGTAACCTTTCTAGCCAAGGCATTATAAGCCATTAACGCAGGGATAGCCACCAAAAGCCCCAAAGCCGTAGCTTTTAAAGCCAAAGAAAGCCCTACTACTATTGATTTTACATCTATATTTCCAGATAGACCCATGTCATAAAAAACTACCATTATGCCCACTACAGTTCCTAACAAGCCAACATAAGGGGCGTTTGAGTAGATTATATGTATGGTGGTTAAATTCTCGCTCAAGGCATTATCATATTCATCTTGGCTCTTGTAATCACTAGGATTAAGCTTTCTAAAAAATAACAATCTCTCTATCACACACCAAAGAGCTATAAAAGCCATTAAGGCTAATATTGATAAAATAATCCAATCAATATGAGTTTTTAAAAATTCCATAAAAAACTCTCCATATTTTGATAAACATTTTTAAAATTATACATATAAAAAAATAAATTTAATTTTAAAAAATGAAATCTATTCGCAAGAAATTTTTTTATATAATTTACTAGCAAAGGAAGTTAAATGTATATAGTAGAAAAATTCTTATCCTTACAAGGAGAGGGCAAATTTAGTGGGAAATTGGCCTTTTTCATAAGATTTGCAGGTTGTAATATCAACTGTGTTGGCTTTAATGTAAGCAAGGAAAAAAACGCAGAAGTCTTAATTGGTTGCGATACTTTAAGGGCGGTTTACACAGAGCATTTTAAGAATGAATATGAAAATGTAAATGTAAATACTTTAGTGAAAATGATAAAAGATATTACAAAAGATAAGGAAATTATCATAGTAATTACAGGCGGAGAGCCGACCTTGTGGCATAAAAATAAAAAATTCATAGAACTTATGCTAGAGCTAGAGCAAATGAAGCTAGAAGTGCATTTTGAAAGCAATGCTAGCATTTATATAGATTTTGATCAATATGAGCTTTATAAAAACTGTATCTTTGCCATGAGCGTGAAATTAAGCAATAGCGGAGTCAAGCAAGAACAAAGGATAAATCCAAAGGCAATCAAGGCCATAGTTGCAAACTCAAAAGATAGTTTTTATAAATTTGTTTTAGATAAAAATTTCATAAAAAGCGGTGAAGCACAAAAAGAAATCAAAGCCTTGCTTGATATAGCAAAAACGCAAGTG includes:
- a CDS encoding Na/Pi cotransporter family protein, which codes for MQKNKILRSAKTLSSLAIFMFLMLILLTYHSFLTLCAGICIFLFAMILLQDAFKVLSGGILDKILNKVANKNYKAFLFGFTLSTIVQSSGLVSVIAISFLSASLISLSAGVAMIYGVNLSTAFSAWIVGYFGLKSEISLYAMPLIIFGVILYFNKDKTKKHIGLFVLSLGFLFLGISYMKEGFENFKDSVDISKYQMQGFLGLIVYVFIGMGITALTQSSHATLTLAITALSVGQVSYENAVALAIGANVGSTIMTVIGSIGSNAEGKKITVTHVLFNVIAALLSIIFIKYYLIATDYFATVLNIKSDDYVLKLAIFTTLFNVLAVILLYPFIKQMCSFLNLVIKDTKTKQEKALYLNESALEFAHSAKEVGEKESKHLFEIACLIIAKAINIKTSDIDSSENVDEIIKKRNTQTQDNLNQIYQDKFKLIYSEIIDFIAHAHLAHGYNAYANSFMDIKRANLFMAAAVKSAIELQVNIEKYAFSSNKALSEEYAHLRRNILRMLRLSKNLLLSTDEEKRQEILQELEFNVKKYDAISSNSLDSLIRYKRITDTMATSIMNDTAIARNIAKDIRHCAEILSKQDKEEKEELNLS
- the exbD gene encoding TonB system transport protein ExbD, whose product is MIKLPKESGLNVVPFIDIMLVLLAIVLSVSTFIAHGQIKVDLPKSELSSASTNDDKNKLLITISADNLFYANDKLVDIKALQDEIDKTPKENLIELKTDKNSKFDSFMQVINMLKAKEHQNFQIITEQSR
- a CDS encoding energy transducer TonB family protein, producing the protein MKNSHKYQAFALTCLIFAPLLLFAITYEPQKLDLKADDSLNLVIGQFVTKEIQTLQKPAPKPQPEFKKEHKKKMKDMAKKDRKKDVKKPEPKKQAAAVSNSAPVISTLMVGKDNNEFLKAVKLAVDKAAIDTYPRQALQMNLEGSALVEFTWLGGAKLGSVKIAKSSGHRILDDNAIRVIKRASKNFPSYSNDVSVTIPIKYGIKRS
- the exbB gene encoding TonB-system energizer ExbB, whose amino-acid sequence is MEFLKTHIDWIILSILALMAFIALWCVIERLLFFRKLNPSDYKSQDEYDNALSENLTTIHIIYSNAPYVGLLGTVVGIMVVFYDMGLSGNIDVKSIVVGLSLALKATALGLLVAIPALMAYNALARKVTVLSSKFKDRDDKTA
- a CDS encoding 7-carboxy-7-deazaguanine synthase QueE, whose product is MYIVEKFLSLQGEGKFSGKLAFFIRFAGCNINCVGFNVSKEKNAEVLIGCDTLRAVYTEHFKNEYENVNVNTLVKMIKDITKDKEIIIVITGGEPTLWHKNKKFIELMLELEQMKLEVHFESNASIYIDFDQYELYKNCIFAMSVKLSNSGVKQEQRINPKAIKAIVANSKDSFYKFVLDKNFIKSGEAQKEIKALLDIAKTQVYCMPMGQNNKELKINAKEVAKFCIENGYNYSDRLHIRLWGSKEGV